The following are encoded in a window of Kaistia algarum genomic DNA:
- a CDS encoding glutamine synthetase family protein, whose product MTARDAAEAEAFLAAHPEIRQIEAFLTDPSGVQRGKILRPEELAGAYRHGRPLPCSILSLDITGADVEETGLVWDEGDSDRDCRPVPGTLTLAPWLDTPTAQLVLTSYEKDGTPTDADPRHAVARIKAALEAAGLFPVVAIELEFYLVDREAMLAGRPRPPSGKTGFRQSQLQAYLLQDLEDFSPFLDEVYRGAEVMGLPARTLISEYAPGQFEIVLGHQTDALRAADDAVLFKRLVKGVAERHGYVATFMAKPYAAWSGSGMHVHASLADSAGSNLFAGEGEANSLLKFAIGGLLATMGESIAMFAPNANSYRRFRRNSYAPVGPAWGIDNRSVPVRVTAGPPASRHLEQRVAGADANPYIALATVLAGMLEGIEKQLDPGAPIIGNGYEQIEPSLPASWPDALAAAGASDFLPRRLGERFVEVYLAIKRAESERFFAEIPDLDYSLYLRLA is encoded by the coding sequence ATGACCGCGCGCGATGCCGCCGAGGCCGAGGCGTTCCTCGCCGCTCATCCCGAGATCCGGCAGATCGAGGCGTTCCTGACCGATCCTTCCGGCGTTCAGCGCGGCAAGATCCTGCGGCCGGAGGAGTTGGCCGGCGCTTATCGCCACGGCCGGCCCCTGCCCTGCTCCATCCTGTCGCTCGATATCACGGGCGCCGATGTCGAAGAGACAGGCCTCGTCTGGGACGAAGGCGATTCCGACCGCGATTGCCGCCCGGTGCCGGGGACCCTCACGCTGGCGCCCTGGCTCGATACGCCGACGGCACAACTGGTGCTTACCTCCTATGAGAAGGACGGCACGCCTACCGATGCCGATCCGCGCCATGCTGTCGCCCGCATCAAGGCGGCATTGGAGGCGGCGGGCCTTTTCCCGGTCGTCGCCATCGAGCTTGAATTCTATCTTGTCGACCGCGAGGCGATGCTGGCTGGTCGTCCAAGGCCGCCCTCCGGCAAGACCGGCTTCCGCCAATCGCAGCTCCAAGCGTATCTCCTGCAGGATCTCGAGGATTTCTCACCCTTTCTTGACGAGGTCTATCGCGGCGCCGAGGTGATGGGCCTGCCGGCGCGCACGCTGATTTCCGAATATGCGCCGGGCCAATTCGAGATCGTGCTCGGCCACCAGACCGATGCACTTAGGGCCGCCGACGACGCCGTGCTGTTCAAGCGGCTCGTCAAGGGCGTCGCCGAGCGGCACGGCTATGTCGCGACCTTCATGGCGAAACCCTATGCGGCCTGGTCGGGTAGCGGCATGCATGTCCATGCGAGCCTCGCCGATTCCGCCGGCAGCAACCTGTTCGCTGGCGAGGGCGAGGCGAACTCTCTGCTGAAATTCGCCATTGGCGGCTTGCTGGCGACGATGGGCGAGAGCATCGCCATGTTTGCCCCGAACGCCAATTCCTACCGACGCTTCCGCCGCAATTCCTATGCGCCGGTCGGCCCGGCCTGGGGGATCGACAACCGGTCCGTCCCGGTCCGTGTGACCGCCGGCCCTCCGGCGAGCCGGCATCTCGAACAGAGGGTCGCCGGTGCCGACGCCAATCCCTACATCGCTCTTGCCACCGTCCTGGCGGGAATGCTGGAAGGCATTGAAAAACAATTGGATCCCGGCGCGCCGATCATCGGCAACGGCTATGAGCAGATCGAGCCGAGCCTGCCGGCAAGCTGGCCCGATGCACTCGCCGCGGCTGGCGCCTCCGACTTCCTGCCCCGCCGCCTCGGCGAGCGTTTCGTGGAAGTTTACCTCGCCATCAAGCGCGCCGAATCCGAGCGCTTCTTCGCCGAAATCCCGGACCTCGACTATTCGCTCTATCTCCGCCTTGCATGA
- a CDS encoding EAL domain-containing protein translates to MASFVEEIREDIEHATQYCDVRDLLSAWSSKAGDGPVELQPLFEAFRRIEDRLMVLLRQEDDFVYQRLGRSVVTLIGRDLTGLTLRSIDNPGVKLFRERYRRIAAGQTPSFCVMHGVGPSAIGENERLILPVHSEGRPGLLVYLRGRETESEILRSVFHASSDSISVIEAVRNDDGTIIDFRVVAVNAETARRLDMVPDSLIGHGLLEIWPMTAGNGMLQRFSKAVDEQSAAIFESRYMSQGKEVERELRLAPFGECLTVTNVDIAPARAASRSLEAQRNELVTANALLERRALASKASHDALQQTTRELREEIRRNKVLELELIHLARHDSLTGLPNRSYFEHRFDEALKSAGETGQPLALCVIDIDLFKEINDRFGHAAGDSVLREVSQRLSAALGPADFVGRTGGDEFAAILAGREDDASISTAVQRLLRAGMASFALDRQDVPLSISVGVAIYPTDVTSARELMAAADMAVYRAKQDGRGRPVFFEPQLRFEAERLYRLIGRLSKAIELGEIHPYYQPLLDLRTGQIIGFEALARWHHPEMGLISPARFSEALDVPDVAEALTRRMIDAVTEDLVSWDGQAVPTHVSVNVTGFDLRQPGFAAALNQKLAAKGLSSRQLAIEVTETTVLSRDADRISETLAELQRLGFGVALDDFGTGFASLSHLLKLPVGSIKIDRSFVSGIETSQRTAAVVRSLVSLAAALDLDIVAEGVETREQLDLLRGLGCHLVQGYLIAEPMPAGDVPSFTRSFALSPPGRRRLARTAP, encoded by the coding sequence GTGGCAAGCTTCGTCGAGGAAATCCGCGAAGATATTGAACACGCAACGCAATATTGCGACGTGCGCGATCTCTTGTCGGCATGGAGCTCGAAGGCCGGTGACGGACCGGTCGAACTGCAGCCTCTGTTTGAAGCTTTTCGACGCATCGAGGATCGGCTTATGGTCCTGCTCCGGCAGGAGGATGACTTCGTCTATCAACGCCTCGGCCGCTCCGTCGTCACGCTGATCGGCCGCGACCTGACCGGGCTGACCCTTCGCAGCATCGACAATCCGGGCGTCAAGCTGTTCCGCGAACGCTATCGTCGGATCGCCGCCGGGCAAACGCCATCCTTCTGCGTGATGCACGGTGTCGGACCCAGCGCCATCGGCGAGAATGAGAGGCTGATCCTTCCGGTACATTCCGAGGGCCGGCCTGGGCTTCTCGTGTATCTTCGCGGACGCGAAACGGAGAGCGAAATCCTCCGCTCCGTCTTTCACGCCAGCTCGGATTCGATTTCCGTGATCGAGGCCGTCCGGAATGACGATGGCACGATCATCGATTTCCGCGTTGTGGCCGTCAACGCCGAGACGGCCCGCCGGCTGGACATGGTGCCCGACAGCCTGATCGGCCATGGCCTTTTGGAAATCTGGCCGATGACCGCCGGAAACGGTATGCTCCAGCGCTTCTCGAAGGCGGTCGACGAACAGAGCGCGGCCATTTTTGAAAGCCGGTATATGAGCCAGGGCAAGGAGGTCGAACGAGAGTTGCGGCTTGCCCCCTTCGGTGAATGCCTGACCGTCACCAATGTCGACATCGCGCCAGCACGCGCCGCCTCGCGATCGCTGGAGGCGCAGCGCAACGAACTCGTGACCGCGAACGCGCTGCTCGAGCGGCGCGCCCTTGCTTCGAAGGCCAGTCATGATGCGCTTCAGCAAACGACGCGCGAATTGCGCGAGGAGATCCGACGCAACAAAGTTCTCGAACTCGAACTGATCCATCTCGCCCGCCATGACAGCCTGACGGGACTGCCCAATCGGAGCTATTTCGAGCACCGCTTTGACGAAGCCCTGAAGTCGGCCGGCGAGACAGGACAGCCGCTGGCGCTCTGCGTCATCGACATCGACCTTTTCAAGGAAATCAACGATCGATTCGGTCATGCCGCTGGAGACAGCGTGCTCAGGGAGGTGTCGCAACGCTTGTCGGCCGCCTTGGGTCCTGCGGATTTCGTTGGCAGAACGGGCGGCGATGAATTCGCCGCCATTCTCGCCGGCCGGGAGGATGATGCGTCGATCAGCACCGCCGTGCAGAGACTGCTCCGGGCCGGAATGGCATCCTTCGCTCTCGATCGCCAGGATGTGCCGCTCAGCATCTCGGTAGGCGTCGCTATCTATCCGACGGACGTGACGAGCGCGCGTGAACTGATGGCCGCCGCCGATATGGCCGTCTATCGCGCCAAGCAGGACGGTCGCGGGCGTCCGGTCTTCTTCGAGCCCCAGCTTCGGTTCGAGGCCGAACGTCTCTATCGTCTTATCGGGCGCCTTTCCAAGGCTATCGAGCTTGGCGAAATCCACCCCTATTACCAACCGCTTCTGGATCTTCGAACCGGGCAGATCATCGGCTTCGAGGCGCTGGCACGCTGGCATCACCCGGAAATGGGCCTGATCTCGCCCGCCCGCTTCTCCGAGGCGCTGGACGTTCCCGATGTAGCCGAGGCGCTGACTCGGCGGATGATCGATGCCGTCACGGAGGATCTGGTGAGCTGGGATGGTCAAGCCGTCCCGACCCATGTCAGCGTCAACGTGACAGGCTTCGACCTCCGACAGCCCGGCTTCGCGGCGGCGCTCAACCAGAAGCTTGCGGCGAAGGGGCTTTCGAGCCGCCAGCTTGCCATCGAGGTAACGGAAACGACCGTGCTGTCTCGCGATGCCGATCGGATCAGCGAGACGCTCGCTGAGCTTCAGCGCCTTGGCTTCGGGGTGGCGCTCGACGATTTCGGAACCGGCTTCGCATCGCTCAGCCATCTCCTGAAGCTGCCCGTGGGAAGCATCAAGATCGATCGCTCCTTCGTGTCCGGCATCGAGACCAGCCAGAGAACCGCCGCGGTGGTGCGCTCGCTCGTCTCCCTCGCCGCCGCCCTTGATCTCGACATCGTCGCGGAAGGCGTTGAGACGCGCGAACAGCTCGATCTGCTTCGCGGCCTCGGATGCCATCTGGTCCAGGGCTATCTAATCGCCGAGCCCATGCCGGCCGGCGACGTCCCCAGCTTCACCAGGAGCTTTGCGCTTTCGCCACCAGGCCGACGCCGTCTCGCCAGGACAGCTCCGTAG
- a CDS encoding TIR domain-containing protein: MRPPSVFISYSHADEWLKSELITHLSALKRNGAIEVWHDRLIPPGNLLADDIDEKVNTSDIFLFLVSPAFIESDYCFHKEYETAKTRQELGEAVIVPIIVREGDWDVGGLRNYNALPPDAIAVAKDALDRTQPQQRDGKWAAVVDGLKLVLQALKKKRTPPSLPQDYIDRLFIVDFIRHPSLAEFDERRIFVDPDIYYENRKEQLTSFEAFAESIKLQPVSIITGGDRSGKSLLAKKLQFFLDSCEEPTAYIRGRSIKNADIVGIAERAIRSQYGDTPYDRRSFSIVIDDFDECTLADNIKERMIALLSETYGRIILFSYTSAPSVLFAADGLPDPHVFNINQLARDKVYRIVFKWKEIGLSSGLVPDDRHFLETLEKINLIFDQSEIECSAYSTVTFLELLDNAVGGDIAISSFASCYEALITARLQTARVDWHNFDEAKNFLAYLAFQSFATVESRDVSSEMFESALDLFEQRYLSSRAALSRMALGSFLTKDEDGGYFFREEYLWYFLCARHVAKDLSVDDRTSYERFVKTCSMNIFQKKYANIAIFIAYFSSDNLVLSCLTDTLKGLFSKAEAWELSDGIREIMLGIGPGTGLYITASNDVDRNRLAILREKINDIVGDAMKVVARYTLPFLHSSIADSEFVEAISSDEIDGDSYMRSVNALLRTHSVLGQILSTRAGTFGADVLLDCITNMVHASGRYASLNHAIATVLMHEDDETTHAEVQRAISGDLSPQEKLKKVQRIFAFWSVYLSQAGLARYLSNAHAIRALETLRDRNEIESRLHRDLPFNYTSVLIIARLYHTGKISRTDIEDCLERYGPHSAVLQLLKVAIHIYTYYMPLETEEKQWLAAKLSLPVQKLEAQRFRRSAIGRDIIRKTRILPNPKRD; encoded by the coding sequence ATGCGGCCGCCTTCAGTATTTATTTCCTACTCGCATGCAGACGAATGGTTAAAGTCCGAGCTGATCACTCACCTGTCCGCACTGAAACGCAACGGCGCTATAGAGGTCTGGCACGACCGACTCATTCCTCCTGGGAATTTATTAGCCGATGATATCGACGAAAAAGTTAACACATCCGATATATTTCTCTTCCTTGTCAGCCCCGCTTTCATAGAATCCGACTACTGCTTTCACAAGGAGTACGAAACAGCGAAGACTCGGCAAGAACTTGGCGAGGCAGTTATCGTTCCAATTATCGTAAGAGAAGGTGACTGGGATGTAGGAGGTCTTCGGAACTACAATGCTCTGCCGCCAGACGCTATAGCTGTAGCAAAGGACGCGTTGGACCGCACCCAACCTCAACAGCGTGATGGAAAGTGGGCCGCTGTGGTCGACGGCCTCAAATTGGTTCTCCAAGCTCTAAAAAAAAAGCGAACGCCTCCAAGCCTCCCGCAGGACTATATTGACCGTCTTTTTATTGTTGACTTCATTCGTCATCCATCTCTCGCCGAATTTGACGAGCGTCGGATATTTGTAGATCCTGATATTTACTATGAGAACCGTAAGGAACAACTCACAAGCTTTGAAGCATTTGCGGAATCCATAAAGCTGCAACCTGTCTCCATAATTACAGGCGGTGACCGTTCGGGGAAATCACTACTAGCAAAGAAATTGCAGTTCTTTCTTGACAGCTGCGAAGAACCTACCGCCTATATACGTGGCCGCTCAATCAAGAACGCGGATATTGTCGGTATCGCTGAACGCGCAATTCGATCGCAATACGGTGATACACCATATGATAGACGTTCTTTCTCGATTGTTATAGATGACTTCGATGAGTGCACGCTGGCGGACAACATTAAAGAGCGCATGATCGCGCTATTATCTGAAACATACGGTAGAATTATACTTTTTTCTTATACAAGCGCGCCGTCTGTTCTTTTTGCTGCAGACGGACTGCCCGACCCTCACGTCTTCAATATTAATCAATTGGCTCGCGACAAGGTATATCGCATCGTATTTAAGTGGAAAGAAATAGGTCTTTCTTCAGGATTAGTTCCTGATGATCGACACTTTTTAGAAACACTGGAAAAAATAAATCTCATATTTGACCAATCTGAGATTGAATGCTCTGCCTACTCGACCGTAACGTTTCTTGAGCTTCTCGACAACGCGGTCGGTGGCGATATTGCGATTTCGTCGTTCGCTTCCTGCTACGAAGCTTTGATTACCGCACGCCTTCAAACTGCGCGCGTTGATTGGCATAATTTTGACGAAGCCAAGAACTTCTTGGCCTACCTCGCTTTTCAGTCATTTGCTACCGTTGAATCCAGAGATGTTTCATCCGAGATGTTCGAGTCGGCACTGGATTTATTCGAACAGCGCTATCTTTCATCAAGGGCCGCACTGAGCCGGATGGCACTGGGATCCTTTCTTACGAAAGACGAGGACGGCGGCTATTTTTTCCGCGAAGAGTATCTATGGTATTTTCTATGCGCCCGTCACGTTGCCAAAGACCTATCGGTCGATGACCGGACATCATATGAGAGATTTGTTAAAACGTGTTCGATGAACATATTCCAGAAGAAGTACGCAAACATTGCTATATTTATCGCATACTTCTCATCCGACAACCTTGTTCTGAGCTGCTTGACCGACACACTTAAGGGACTATTCTCTAAGGCGGAAGCGTGGGAACTTTCGGACGGAATTCGGGAGATAATGCTCGGTATCGGCCCCGGCACTGGCCTATATATCACTGCATCCAATGACGTAGATCGAAATCGTCTTGCGATTCTTCGCGAGAAGATAAACGACATAGTGGGTGACGCGATGAAAGTCGTGGCACGATATACGCTTCCATTTCTTCACTCTAGTATCGCCGATTCCGAATTCGTAGAAGCAATTAGTAGCGACGAGATCGACGGGGATTCGTACATGCGCAGTGTGAATGCGCTACTGCGAACGCACTCTGTCCTTGGTCAAATATTGTCGACGCGTGCTGGAACATTCGGCGCTGATGTTCTTCTAGATTGTATAACAAACATGGTGCACGCTAGCGGAAGGTATGCGTCACTGAATCACGCCATAGCAACCGTCCTCATGCATGAGGACGATGAGACCACTCATGCTGAGGTTCAGCGTGCAATTTCTGGTGACTTGTCCCCACAAGAAAAACTCAAGAAGGTTCAGCGGATATTCGCTTTCTGGTCTGTGTACCTATCTCAAGCTGGCTTGGCGCGGTATCTCAGCAACGCTCACGCGATCCGAGCATTAGAGACATTGCGCGACCGCAATGAAATCGAGAGTCGCCTCCATCGCGATCTTCCATTTAACTATACCAGTGTTCTCATAATTGCGAGATTGTACCATACAGGAAAAATAAGCAGGACTGACATTGAGGATTGCTTAGAGCGTTATGGCCCTCACAGCGCAGTCTTACAATTGCTGAAGGTCGCGATCCATATCTATACGTACTATATGCCCCTTGAGACTGAGGAAAAGCAGTGGCTGGCCGCTAAGCTCTCGCTCCCGGTGCAGAAGCTTGAGGCGCAGCGGTTTCGCCGTTCTGCCATTGGTAGGGACATAATTCGTAAGACGCGGATACTTCCAAATCCAAAAAGGGATTAG
- a CDS encoding helix-turn-helix domain-containing protein, giving the protein MHSKDMRSIEAQEREEERRKAGAYIRHLRQANGLTQLELAQLVEIGWYTNVGQIEQGKTALSPKQMHLWADAFGVDRSVFAKRLMFHYEPHYWEMIFGNSRSSRTKGA; this is encoded by the coding sequence ATGCATTCAAAAGATATGCGCAGCATCGAAGCTCAAGAACGTGAAGAAGAGCGCCGCAAGGCTGGCGCCTATATCAGGCACTTACGCCAGGCGAATGGCCTCACGCAACTCGAACTGGCTCAGCTGGTCGAAATCGGCTGGTATACGAATGTGGGGCAGATTGAGCAGGGAAAGACGGCGTTGTCGCCTAAGCAGATGCATTTATGGGCCGATGCGTTTGGCGTAGATCGATCGGTCTTCGCCAAGCGTCTTATGTTCCACTACGAGCCGCACTACTGGGAAATGATCTTCGGCAACAGCCGTAGCTCTAGAACCAAGGGCGCTTAG
- a CDS encoding recombinase family protein → MLIGYARTSTIEQEAGLLAQRRDLEAAACERLYAEHVSSIAPREQLKAAMDFAREGDTLVVTKVDRLARSTVGLWDIVRELDRKGVALRVLNLGGETVDTRSATGRLILNIFSGFAQFEREMMLERQREGIAKAKAEGKYTGRKPTAKLKADDARALHREGKTVTEIAKALGIGRGSVYRALELAVEP, encoded by the coding sequence ATGCTTATCGGTTACGCCCGCACCTCGACCATTGAACAGGAGGCGGGATTGCTTGCCCAGCGTCGCGACCTGGAGGCCGCAGCGTGCGAACGGCTCTATGCGGAGCACGTCTCCTCCATCGCCCCCAGAGAGCAGCTCAAGGCCGCAATGGACTTCGCCCGCGAGGGAGACACGCTCGTGGTCACGAAGGTTGACCGCTTGGCCCGCTCCACGGTCGGCCTGTGGGATATCGTGCGGGAACTGGACAGGAAGGGTGTGGCGCTGCGGGTGCTGAACCTTGGGGGCGAGACAGTCGACACCCGTAGTGCCACGGGCCGTCTGATCTTGAACATCTTCTCCGGCTTCGCCCAATTTGAGCGCGAGATGATGCTGGAGCGCCAACGGGAGGGGATCGCCAAGGCGAAGGCAGAGGGGAAATACACGGGTCGCAAGCCGACAGCCAAGCTGAAGGCGGACGACGCCAGGGCGCTGCATCGCGAAGGCAAGACCGTGACCGAGATCGCAAAGGCGCTCGGGATAGGGCGAGGCAGCGTTTATCGGGCGCTGGAACTAGCCGTTGAGCCATAG
- a CDS encoding XRE family transcriptional regulator, whose amino-acid sequence MKTKSRVTAISSEPQVSGGFSDRLRALMDGSTQAAFATDAGISQAGIHKLLHGGEPNLGTLIALAKAGGVSVEWLATGRGNRILADEEASALTASLTTHLNEFAFVPRYEVSASAGHGLRPISEDISERVAFRADWLREIGVSAANAAVLTADGDSMEPLIPDGALMLVDVSIREVRNGCIYVIVKDGDLLVKRVHRKVDGTVSLISENVRYDPEIISADMLDKLHIVGRVRWVGRTI is encoded by the coding sequence GTGAAGACAAAATCACGCGTCACCGCAATCTCTTCAGAACCGCAGGTTTCAGGCGGGTTTTCCGATCGCCTGCGGGCACTTATGGATGGGTCGACACAGGCGGCTTTTGCCACTGACGCCGGCATTTCGCAGGCGGGCATACACAAGCTTCTTCACGGAGGTGAACCGAATCTCGGCACTCTTATCGCTCTAGCGAAGGCGGGTGGCGTATCCGTTGAATGGCTGGCGACGGGCCGGGGCAACCGAATCCTCGCTGATGAGGAGGCCAGTGCGCTGACGGCAAGCCTCACGACGCACCTGAATGAGTTCGCCTTCGTGCCTCGCTATGAGGTATCCGCATCGGCAGGGCACGGTCTGCGTCCGATTTCGGAGGATATTTCCGAACGCGTCGCCTTCCGGGCTGACTGGCTCCGCGAGATCGGTGTCTCAGCGGCCAATGCCGCGGTGCTGACGGCGGACGGGGATTCGATGGAACCCCTGATCCCCGACGGAGCGCTAATGCTGGTCGACGTGTCGATCCGCGAGGTTCGCAACGGCTGCATCTACGTCATCGTCAAGGATGGCGACTTGTTGGTGAAGCGTGTGCACCGCAAAGTTGACGGAACCGTCTCGCTCATCTCAGAAAACGTGCGCTATGATCCCGAGATCATTTCCGCCGACATGCTCGACAAGCTGCATATCGTCGGTCGAGTGCGGTGGGTTGGACGGACGATCTAA
- a CDS encoding helix-turn-helix domain-containing protein: MLPKKPASNAGSKVGDKQVRQQQKPKGWDRHAIKAEVHRRGGTLVEIARENGLEPSSTKVALRRRHRAGEKAIAAFLGVDPADLWPERYRTGFAPRSLHTAGRHRAASLKHTAA, translated from the coding sequence ATGCTCCCTAAAAAGCCGGCGTCCAATGCCGGCTCCAAGGTCGGGGATAAGCAGGTGCGGCAACAACAAAAGCCGAAAGGCTGGGATCGACACGCGATCAAGGCGGAGGTCCATCGTCGAGGTGGCACCCTCGTCGAAATCGCCCGTGAAAACGGCCTCGAACCGTCGTCCACGAAGGTTGCCCTGCGCCGGCGGCACCGGGCAGGCGAGAAAGCGATTGCCGCCTTTCTCGGTGTCGACCCGGCCGATCTGTGGCCGGAGCGCTACCGCACGGGATTCGCCCCGCGCTCCCTTCATACCGCAGGCCGGCACCGCGCGGCCAGTCTGAAACACACCGCCGCGTAG